The following are encoded together in the Thermoanaerobaculia bacterium genome:
- a CDS encoding NfeD family protein — MLWWAWLLVGFLLVAAELLTPGGFYLLFFGLGGIVVGLLGLAGIVLPAWGQWLLFSALSIGATLVFRKPLLDWLQKRMPQPQADDLHGEIATPVEGILPGAVGKAELRGTPWNARNAATRPLAAGERCRVVGMDGLQLLLEPENR, encoded by the coding sequence ATGCTCTGGTGGGCGTGGCTGCTGGTCGGGTTTCTGCTGGTCGCCGCCGAGTTGCTGACTCCTGGCGGGTTTTACCTCCTCTTCTTCGGGCTCGGCGGCATCGTCGTGGGCCTCCTCGGACTTGCCGGGATCGTACTGCCGGCGTGGGGACAGTGGCTGCTGTTCTCGGCGCTCTCGATCGGGGCGACGCTGGTCTTCCGCAAGCCCCTGCTCGACTGGCTGCAGAAGCGGATGCCGCAGCCGCAGGCCGACGATCTCCACGGCGAGATCGCGACGCCGGTCGAAGGGATCCTCCCCGGCGCGGTCGGCAAGGCCGAGCTGCGCGGCACACCCTGGAACGCCCGCAACGCCGCAACGCGGCCGCTCGCCGCCGGCGAACGCTGTCGCGTCGTCGGCATG